A genomic stretch from Chitinophagaceae bacterium includes:
- the rnpA gene encoding ribonuclease P protein component — MIQKEESLLRSFSKNERLSSKKEIDETFKNGITFSQYPFLVKYIDGKGGTISRVLFSIPKKKVRKAVDRNTIRRRMREAYRLHKQILLQAKNNYAIVFMYISDKILPFALIEEKTILSLKRLSAVGQGIKERDKFRN, encoded by the coding sequence GTGATACAGAAAGAAGAGTCACTCTTGCGTAGTTTTTCTAAAAATGAGCGGTTGAGCAGTAAGAAAGAAATAGATGAGACGTTTAAAAATGGGATTACGTTTTCGCAGTATCCGTTTTTAGTGAAATATATTGATGGGAAGGGTGGTACTATTTCTCGGGTGCTGTTTTCTATTCCTAAAAAGAAAGTGAGAAAAGCAGTGGATAGGAATACAATAAGACGAAGGATGAGAGAGGCGTATCGCTTACATAAGCAAATTCTGTTGCAGGCAAAAAATAATTATGCAATAGTTTTTATGTATATATCTGATAAGATACTGCCTTTTGCTTTGATTGAAGAAAAAACTATTTTGTCTCTGAAGCGTCTGTCAGCAGTGGGGCAAGGTATAAAAGAGAGAGACAAGTTTAGAAATTGA